Within the Cyanobacteriota bacterium genome, the region TCCCTATCTGCGCCACTACGGTTAGTCGTCTTTGACCAGGAAGAAATTGGTCTACTAGGCAGCACTGCCTTTGCAGCCCGTGCTGACAACCTGAGAGGGCTAAAAGCTGCTGTCATTATGGATATGCTTGGCTATGCTTGCTATCAACCCGGTTGCCAGCGCTATCCTGCTAGCGTGCCAGCTAATCTGCCCAATAGCACTGGGGATTTTTTAGCTGTGATTGGCAACGAGGAAAATGCTGAGTTATTAGCAGCCTTTATCACCCCCGATCGTGCCCAGTCCTTTCAAATCAATCGGCTCCTAAATCTACAGTATCAGCCATCTACAGATCGTCTGCCAGCAGTAATAGCCTTACCCGTGCCATTGCGCGGCATCCTGACCCCAGACTTGTTGCGCAGTGACCATGCACCATTTTGGCAGCAACAGATAGGGGCTGTTTTGCTCACGGATACAGCGAATTTTCGCTCGCCCCACTATCATCAACCGACAGACACTCCACAGCACATTGATCAAGCTTTTTTTGCTAAATCAGCTCAGTTGGTTGTCGATGCCACCGTCAACTTGTTGCAGCAGCTTCAATAGCATAAATTTACACCTTACTCATTAAGCAATAATGTTTATCAGGATGTGCTCCTAGAGTAGGGAAACGTAGCAGAAACGGTTGGTTAGGACAAATTATTAGGACAAATTAATTACCGTTAGGGCTACTCGTGAGGACTTGAGTCTTCACTACTAGCGTCTTAACCATATCTTAACTAGATCGCGTATTGCTACAGCAAAAAGGAGCACGGTTGTAACAACTCAAATCGAGATTGGTTTATGCTTGAAAAGCCTTGTCTCAAGAGACTTCTGGGCATTTTCTCAAGCTTTTTAATTTGCTGGTTGCTTAACGAAATATTAACTACTTCTGGCATGGTTTCTTTACCTAAGTGTGGGACGGTATGCATGGCTGTGTATCCAGTTTACGTCTCTAGATTGCCTACTGGGTTCGCAGTTAGTTTACTTACCAATCTTCCTTAACCTCAAAAACTATGGCAGGTAATCACGTTATCTTTTTCCACCCAGATGGCATTAGTCCTTCCGTGTGGACTGCTGCCCGTGCCCTCACGGCTGGCCCCGATGGTAGGCTGAACTGGGATCGCATGGACAACTCTGGGGTTTACCTGGGGCACATGCAAGACCAACTAACAGGTACCTCCAATGGTGGGGCTGTGACCCATGCTACAGGGGTCAAGGTTTATGCAGAATCCTTTGGGTTAGATCGGCAGCGGGATGCCAATGGCCAACCGATCGACCTAGACCCCTCTCCTACAGTTGTGCGATTCATTGACCAGCCCCTGACATCTCTCTCTGGGCGCACCAATCGCACCATTATGCAAGAAGCAGTGGAAGCCAACAAAGCCACTGCCCTAATCAACTCTGGTTTCATTGCTGAACCGGGTACGGGTGCGTTTGCTGCTCAGGTAGGCTATGCTAACGTTCCGGCTGGGGCAACGGGTTTTAGTGTGTTCCCCCGCGCTCAGTTTGCAGAAATTACTCGTCAGGTTGTCGAGTCTGGCATTGACATTATTCTTGGGGGTGGTGAACTGCACTACTTGCCTGAAGGCACAACGGGTCGCCATGTGACGGCGGCAATCGACGCTAACCCTGCAAACCGCGGTTCTAGCAACCGTCCTAGCACTAACCTCATCACTAGGGCGCAGCAGTTGGGCTACACCGTAGTGTATACCAGAGATGAACTGTTCGCGCTGCTAGCCCAAGCTAACCCACCCCAAAAGGTGCTTGGTATTTTTGCTGCCATTCACACCTTTAACGACTTCCCAGAAGAACGGCTTACCACTGTTGGAGCGACTAGCGGTAGTGAGGCAGCCCTAGGGCGTAGTGCCAGCACTACTAACCCAGCTCCCTTTTACGTGCCGACGGCTCCCACTGCGGCTGAGATGTTGGAGGTCGCACAGAAGCTAATGGAGCGCAACCCCAAGTTCCGCAATGGCTCTCTCGCGATCGTAGAAGAAGAAGGTACAGACAACTTTGGTAATGTCAACAATG harbors:
- a CDS encoding M28 family peptidase, coding for MASRQRLLLAIIFSLALAVALAGNWLFSASSASRQSTFSTVVANVTETSAQQQPVTFIPPPKPATPPAVDMARLMHHVQRLSYERVQNRDRARARAYITQVLTAAGWQVVEQSFGNGGVNLVADQPSAVRPVKTLLVGAHYDTVPRSPGADDNATSLATLLELARLLRPISLSAPLRLVVFDQEEIGLLGSTAFAARADNLRGLKAAVIMDMLGYACYQPGCQRYPASVPANLPNSTGDFLAVIGNEENAELLAAFITPDRAQSFQINRLLNLQYQPSTDRLPAVIALPVPLRGILTPDLLRSDHAPFWQQQIGAVLLTDTANFRSPHYHQPTDTPQHIDQAFFAKSAQLVVDATVNLLQQLQ